The region GGTCATCAATATGGAGAATGAAGCAAGGCAGTGTCCAAGCATCATTTAAGAAGCAAGTTGGGAAGACCTGCCGTCATTTTTCCTGGCCTACAGTCCTGGATGGGTGACACTGAAGAGTTCCAGCTCCTGGATCCTGCACTGCAGAAAGCAGcagtgaatgtgaagaaaaaggagacGTTGAAAAAAAAGGTGGAGTGCAAGGTGACAGACATGGTGGAATGGGGGACATGGAGACAGGGGTCGGGTGGAACACGGGGCCGGGTTACAAGCTTAGGAAGCTGACATCACTTCTCCTATCCTTGCCTTGACCACTCTTGTCccacaggaagagaaggagaagaagaaacgAAAGCTCATGGCAAAGCACAAACACTCAGAAGAGCCAGATGCCAAGGATCTGGCCTCGCTGCGGCAGTGCCTGGGACCTGGCTGTGTGTATCCCACCCGGCCAGGCTCCAAGTACTGCTCAGATGACTGTGGCATGAAGCTGGCAGCTGCGTGAGTGAAGTTAAGCAACAGGGTGTGGAGTAGGGCATAACATATGCCATCCATAAGTGTCTATCCCTCTACCTGTGTATCCTCACCACTCATCCACCTACCCACCCGTCTTACATCTACCCATCTTACATCAACCCGCTGACAGTCCCCTgcccactgaaccacccataCCCATTCCATCCACCAGCCCACTCATCCCCCCTGACAGTCATTTAGCCACCTATCCATCCACAATTCAATCACCTATTCACCACCATTTGGTcactcattcctttcttctttcgaTGTCCCTACGTCCCCATTCCATTTCTTGTCGTCTCCCTCTCTAGCCGCATCCATGAGATTCTGCCCCAGCGCATCCAGCAGTGGCAGATGAGCCCCTGCATTGCTGAGGAGCATGGCAAGAAAATGCTTGAGCGCATCCATCGTGAGCAGCAGGACACTCACGCCCGCCTGAAGGACATGGAGCGCAAATTCTATGAACTTGAGGCCATAATTCTGCGTGGCAAGCAGCAGCCTGTGTGCAAGAGTGAGGAGGTGTGCGGGAATGGCTGGGATGGAGCAGAGAGGTGTTTGCTATCTTGCCCACTATTCACTGCCTCACTCGCCATTCCACTGTCCTGTGCAGACCAGCAAAAGTAACAGGAACCACGCAAACCTGCAGATCTTCTGTGTCTCCTGCGGGCAGTCAGTTAGCCACCATGTCGCCCTGCGCCACATGGAACACTGTTTTGTCAAGGTTAGGGAATTGGCTGGGGGAAGATGGGGTGAAGGTGTTTTTGGCTGGGTGGGATCCATGGGGAGGAGGGCATGTTTGGTGCCTTGGTGTCTGCTGTACAAATGCAACACGCATCCACGGGTCTATCCATTGGTGCTTCTCCTCCATCCTCAGTATGAAGGCCAAGATGGGCACATCGGCCCGTGGCGAGGGAGGACATTGGTTGGGCAGCCGGGAGCCTAGGAGCCACAGGGACAAATGTGCTGTTTGGGGCTTTGTCATAGGAGGGCATGCTGTGTAAGTCCACAGGTCCTCCCATTTGTACTCTTTCTTGCC is a window of Suricata suricatta isolate VVHF042 unplaced genomic scaffold, meerkat_22Aug2017_6uvM2_HiC HiC_scaffold_408, whole genome shotgun sequence DNA encoding:
- the LOC115285106 gene encoding CXXC-type zinc finger protein 1-like, with translation MGDTEEFQLLDPALQKAAVNVKKKETLKKKVECKEEKEKKKRKLMAKHKHSEEPDAKDLASLRQCLGPGCVYPTRPGSKYCSDDCGMKLAAARIHEILPQRIQQWQMSPCIAEEHGKKMLERIHREQQDTHARLKDMERKFYELEAIILRGKQQPVCKSEETSKSNRNHANLQIFCVSCGQSVSHHVALRHMEHCFVKYERDFSFGSVYPTCIEGAARLFCDVYDPKSKRYCKRLQVLCPEHSRDPKGSDDEVCGCPLVQNVFEFTGNFCRLPKRVCNLHYCWEKLRRAEVDLERVRT